The Clostridium septicum genome contains a region encoding:
- the der gene encoding ribosome biogenesis GTPase Der gives MGKPIVAIVGRPNVGKSTLFNRLAGQRISIVQDTPGVTRDRVYAQAEWLNYNFTMIDTGGIEPEREDIIVKQMRRQANIAIETADVIVFIVDGKEGLTPADHEVANMLRKSKKPVVLVVNKVDSLKEEDNAWEFYNLGIGDPITISASQGLGLGDMLDRVVEHFDRVDGEEEEEDIVKIAMMGKPNVGKSSLINRLLGEERLIVSEVAGTTRDAIDSNLETKEGKFTLIDTAGLRRKSKVKEEIERYSVIRTYAAIERADVCILMIDATEGVTEQDEKIVGFAHEMNKAIMVIVNKWDLIEKDDKTMQKYKEDLQMKLKFLKYAKYLFISAKTGQRAHKVLEVAKECYDNYCKRVSTGVLNDVISKAVLMKEPPIVGLKRMKIYYATQVATKPPKFVFFVNDSSASHFSYQRYLENQLRESFNFEGTGIQIEYRERKE, from the coding sequence ATGGGGAAACCGATAGTTGCTATAGTTGGAAGACCAAATGTAGGTAAATCAACACTATTTAATAGATTAGCAGGACAAAGAATTTCAATAGTCCAAGATACTCCAGGAGTAACTAGAGATAGAGTATATGCTCAAGCAGAGTGGTTAAATTATAATTTTACAATGATAGATACAGGTGGTATAGAACCAGAAAGAGAAGATATTATTGTAAAACAAATGAGAAGACAGGCAAACATTGCAATAGAAACAGCTGATGTTATTGTATTTATAGTTGATGGTAAGGAAGGATTAACTCCAGCAGACCATGAAGTAGCTAATATGTTAAGAAAAAGCAAAAAGCCAGTTGTTTTAGTTGTAAACAAAGTAGATTCTTTAAAAGAAGAGGATAATGCTTGGGAATTTTATAATTTAGGAATAGGTGATCCAATTACTATATCAGCATCACAAGGTTTAGGTCTTGGAGATATGTTAGATAGAGTAGTAGAACATTTTGATAGAGTTGATGGAGAAGAAGAGGAAGAAGATATTGTTAAAATTGCAATGATGGGTAAACCTAATGTAGGTAAATCATCATTGATTAATAGACTTTTAGGTGAAGAAAGATTAATAGTATCAGAAGTTGCAGGTACAACTAGAGATGCAATAGACAGTAACTTAGAAACTAAAGAAGGTAAGTTTACACTTATAGATACAGCTGGTCTTAGAAGAAAAAGCAAAGTTAAGGAAGAAATAGAAAGATATTCTGTAATTAGAACTTATGCAGCTATAGAAAGAGCAGATGTTTGTATTTTAATGATAGATGCTACTGAAGGTGTAACAGAGCAAGATGAAAAGATAGTTGGATTTGCTCATGAAATGAATAAAGCTATAATGGTTATAGTTAATAAGTGGGATCTTATAGAAAAAGATGATAAAACAATGCAAAAGTATAAAGAAGATCTTCAAATGAAGCTTAAATTCTTAAAATATGCTAAGTATTTATTTATATCAGCAAAAACAGGTCAAAGAGCTCATAAGGTTTTAGAAGTAGCTAAAGAGTGCTATGATAATTATTGCAAGAGAGTTTCAACAGGAGTATTAAATGATGTAATAAGCAAAGCAGTACTTATGAAAGAACCACCTATTGTAGGTCTTAAGAGAATGAAAATATACTATGCAACTCAAGTTGCTACAAAACCACCAAAGTTTGTTTTCTTTGTTAATGATTCAAGTGCATCACATTTTTCTTATCAAAGATATCTTGAAAATCAATTAAGAGAAAGTTTTAATTTTGAGGGAACAGGTATACAAATAGAATATAGAGA
- a CDS encoding DUF512 domain-containing protein: MKNLITKVEEGSIAEEIGIEVDDVLLAINDTPIDDIIDYKFLAADEEVVLDIQKSDGEIWAYEIEKEYGEDLGLEFGGGIMDKAKSCTNKCMFCFIDQLPKGMRETLYFKDDDSRLSFLQGNFVTLTNMKDEDIDRIIRYKISPINISVHTTNPELRVKMLKNRFAGSILERLKKLRDAEIEMHAQVVCIPNVNNGEELRKTILDLYELSPYVKNVAVVPIGITKFREGLAKVDTFDKETSKQEILMVKEMQDRFIKEIGAPFVRLSDEFYLVAGMEVPSEEFYSGYEQLEDGVGMIRYFREAVNRDLEFLNTKIKGSFSMVTGALAYDEILSAANKIKAKNSNIKIDVYKIINYFFGETITVAGLLTGKDIIEQLKGKINSEYLIMPDNMFRKGYELGPKNERIMLDDITIKDLENALNIKVIVCDYTGDNLIDIINEHSKEEI; the protein is encoded by the coding sequence ATGAAAAACCTAATTACTAAAGTTGAGGAAGGCAGTATTGCTGAAGAAATAGGTATAGAAGTTGATGATGTATTATTAGCTATTAATGATACTCCAATTGATGATATAATAGATTATAAATTTTTAGCTGCTGATGAAGAAGTAGTTTTAGACATACAAAAATCAGATGGAGAAATTTGGGCCTATGAAATTGAAAAAGAATATGGTGAAGATTTAGGTCTAGAATTTGGTGGCGGAATAATGGATAAAGCAAAAAGTTGTACAAATAAATGTATGTTTTGTTTTATAGATCAATTACCAAAGGGTATGAGGGAAACATTATATTTTAAAGATGATGATTCAAGATTATCATTTCTTCAAGGAAATTTTGTTACGTTAACTAATATGAAGGACGAAGATATAGATAGAATTATTAGATATAAAATTAGTCCTATAAATATATCAGTACATACAACAAATCCAGAATTAAGAGTAAAAATGCTTAAAAATAGATTTGCAGGAAGCATCTTGGAAAGATTAAAGAAGTTAAGAGATGCAGAAATAGAAATGCATGCTCAAGTAGTATGTATTCCTAATGTAAATAATGGAGAAGAGTTAAGAAAAACAATTTTAGATCTTTATGAATTATCTCCTTACGTTAAAAATGTAGCTGTAGTTCCAATAGGAATAACAAAATTTAGAGAAGGATTGGCTAAGGTTGATACTTTTGATAAAGAAACATCAAAGCAAGAAATATTAATGGTAAAAGAAATGCAAGATAGGTTTATAAAAGAAATAGGAGCACCTTTTGTAAGGCTATCTGATGAATTTTACTTAGTAGCTGGAATGGAAGTTCCAAGTGAAGAATTCTATTCAGGCTATGAACAGCTTGAAGATGGAGTTGGTATGATTAGATATTTTAGAGAAGCTGTAAATAGGGATTTAGAATTTTTAAACACAAAAATTAAAGGCAGTTTTTCAATGGTAACAGGTGCTTTAGCATATGATGAAATTTTAAGTGCAGCCAATAAAATAAAAGCTAAAAATTCAAATATAAAAATAGATGTTTATAAGATTATAAATTATTTCTTTGGAGAGACAATAACGGTTGCGGGGCTTTTAACAGGTAAGGATATAATAGAACAATTAAAGGGTAAAATAAATTCAGAGTATTTAATTATGCCAGATAATATGTTCAGAAAAGGATATGAACTTGGCCCTAAAAATGAAAGAATTATGCTAGATGACATAACAATAAAAGATTTAGAAAATGCATTAAACATTAAGGTTATAGTTTGTGATTATACAGGAGATAATCTTATTGACATAATAAATGAACACAGTAAGGAGGAAATATAA
- the phoU gene encoding phosphate signaling complex protein PhoU, whose protein sequence is MMRELLSNKIKVLNSDLIEMASLVEKQIYDSIIAFKNQDADLASTVIKNDDKVDELQKDIEEKCIKFMATESPLAGDLRKIYTTSKIVTDLERMADHAVDLSKIVERIKEENLVNEISPVWEMGDLVIKMIKASIEAYIDGDIQSAYEICNMDDKVDEIYQGMFKIILKKMSKDESIINQGTQILFASKYIERIGDHVTNVCEWIIFSEKGNYVDLNE, encoded by the coding sequence ATGATGAGAGAACTACTAAGCAATAAGATTAAGGTATTAAATAGTGATTTAATTGAAATGGCAAGTTTAGTAGAAAAGCAAATTTATGATAGTATTATTGCATTTAAAAATCAAGATGCTGATTTAGCAAGTACGGTAATTAAGAATGATGATAAAGTAGATGAACTTCAAAAGGATATTGAAGAAAAATGTATTAAGTTTATGGCAACAGAATCTCCACTTGCAGGAGATTTAAGAAAAATATATACAACATCTAAGATAGTTACAGACTTAGAACGAATGGCAGATCATGCAGTAGATCTATCAAAAATCGTTGAAAGGATAAAGGAAGAAAATTTAGTTAATGAAATTTCTCCAGTATGGGAAATGGGTGATCTTGTTATAAAAATGATAAAAGCATCAATAGAGGCATATATAGATGGAGATATTCAATCAGCATATGAAATTTGTAATATGGATGATAAGGTAGATGAAATATATCAAGGAATGTTTAAAATAATTCTTAAAAAAATGAGTAAGGATGAATCAATTATAAATCAAGGCACCCAAATACTTTTTGCATCAAAATATATAGAAAGAATAGGCGATCATGTTACTAATGTATGTGAATGGATAATATTCTCAGAAAAAGGTAATTATGTAGATTTGAATGAATAA
- the pstB gene encoding phosphate ABC transporter ATP-binding protein PstB, whose product MSKDNLPKIRVRNLDLFYGDNQALKKIDLDIEENKVTAFIGPSGCGKSTFLRTLNRMNDLIESVKVTGEVLVDGEDIYKNSDVIALRTKVGMVFQKPNPFPMSIYDNIAYGPRLHGIKDKKTLDEIVEKSLKGAALWDEVKDRLKKSALGLSGGQQQRLCIARTIAVSPEIILMDEPTSALDPISTNKMEELMDELKEKYTVIIVTHNMQQAGRIADKTAFFLNGEVIEYGNTEDIFYKPKDKRTEDYITGRFG is encoded by the coding sequence ATGTCAAAAGATAATTTACCTAAAATAAGAGTTAGAAATCTTGATTTATTTTATGGAGATAATCAAGCATTAAAAAAAATAGATTTAGATATTGAAGAAAATAAAGTAACAGCATTCATAGGACCTTCAGGATGTGGAAAATCCACATTTTTAAGAACTCTTAATAGAATGAATGATTTAATAGAAAGTGTTAAGGTAACAGGTGAAGTCTTAGTAGATGGTGAGGATATTTATAAAAATTCAGATGTAATTGCATTAAGAACAAAAGTTGGTATGGTATTTCAAAAGCCTAATCCATTTCCTATGTCAATTTATGACAATATAGCCTATGGACCAAGATTACATGGTATAAAAGACAAGAAGACTCTAGATGAAATTGTTGAAAAAAGTTTAAAGGGAGCGGCTTTATGGGATGAAGTTAAAGATAGACTTAAAAAAAGTGCTCTTGGATTATCAGGTGGTCAACAACAAAGATTATGTATAGCAAGAACTATTGCTGTTTCACCAGAGATAATATTAATGGATGAACCAACTTCAGCCCTAGATCCTATTTCTACAAACAAAATGGAAGAATTAATGGATGAACTTAAAGAAAAATATACTGTTATAATTGTAACTCATAATATGCAACAGGCTGGAAGAATAGCAGATAAAACAGCATTTTTCTTAAATGGAGAAGTTATAGAATATGGAAATACTGAAGATATATTTTATAAGCCTAAAGATAAAAGAACAGAGGATTATATTACTGGAAGATTTGGTTAA
- the pstA gene encoding phosphate ABC transporter permease PstA gives MRKFKENLLKILLWISAGITLISLIFILGFIFLKGYKLISINFLTANYSASGNGGILPMIVATLYTVVLSVGIATPIGILSAIYLREYARQGKIVKIIRFSTESLAGIPSIVYGLFGAIFFVVTLELGYSILAGALTVSIIILPVIIRTTEEALKSVPDSYREASLGLGATKFQTLYKVIVPSAMPGILAGVILSIGRVVGESAAILLTAGTVAKMPKGIMSSARTLTVQSYLVTKEAGNIEEAAAVGIVLVIIILLLNTIAKLITKKFNKANY, from the coding sequence ATGAGAAAATTTAAAGAGAATTTATTAAAGATACTTTTATGGATTTCAGCAGGAATAACACTTATATCATTAATATTTATATTAGGATTCATATTTTTAAAAGGTTATAAGTTAATAAGTATAAATTTTTTAACAGCAAATTATTCAGCTTCAGGAAATGGTGGAATATTACCTATGATAGTTGCAACACTTTATACTGTAGTTTTATCAGTTGGAATTGCAACACCAATAGGAATACTTTCAGCAATATATTTAAGAGAATACGCAAGGCAAGGAAAAATAGTTAAAATTATAAGATTTTCAACTGAAAGTTTAGCTGGAATTCCATCAATAGTATATGGTTTGTTTGGTGCTATATTTTTTGTAGTTACTTTAGAGCTTGGATATTCAATTTTAGCAGGGGCTTTAACGGTATCCATAATAATTTTACCTGTTATAATACGTACAACAGAAGAAGCTTTAAAGTCAGTTCCAGATTCCTATAGAGAGGCTTCTTTAGGGCTTGGAGCAACAAAATTTCAAACCTTATATAAAGTAATTGTACCAAGTGCAATGCCAGGAATATTAGCTGGAGTAATACTTTCAATAGGTCGTGTAGTAGGTGAATCAGCAGCTATACTTTTAACAGCTGGAACAGTTGCTAAAATGCCTAAAGGAATAATGTCTAGTGCAAGAACTCTTACAGTTCAATCTTATCTTGTAACAAAGGAAGCTGGAAATATTGAGGAAGCAGCTGCTGTTGGAATAGTTTTAGTTATTATAATATTATTATTAAATACAATTGCTAAATTAATAACTAAGAAATTTAATAAAGCAAACTATTAA
- the pstC gene encoding phosphate ABC transporter permease subunit PstC, translating to MESAKEKNNKTKYIIEKISRFIFLGSALIAVISLLLIIGFVFYKGLTPFISKGYSIGGFIFGTEWVPSSDKFGILPMILASILGTLGSLVIGVPVGILTAVFIAEIAPKKFGKIISSAVELLAGIPSVLYGVFGLAIIVPWIKETFNLPKGQSLLAVILVLSIMMLPTIITVAETAIRAVPKTYKEGSLALGASHIETIFKVVLPAAKSGILAAIVLGVGRAIGETMAIILVAGNSPIIPKGVMEGVRPLTTNIALEMGYAFGTHQEMLFATGVILFIFILILNLVLSKLSNKEGM from the coding sequence ATGGAAAGTGCTAAGGAAAAAAATAATAAAACTAAATATATAATAGAGAAAATATCTCGTTTTATATTTTTAGGAAGCGCTCTTATTGCAGTAATAAGCTTATTACTTATAATAGGATTTGTATTTTACAAAGGATTGACTCCATTTATAAGCAAGGGATATTCTATTGGAGGTTTTATTTTTGGAACTGAATGGGTTCCATCTTCAGATAAATTTGGAATTTTACCTATGATACTAGCTTCAATACTCGGTACTTTAGGTTCATTAGTAATAGGAGTACCTGTAGGAATATTAACAGCTGTATTTATTGCAGAAATAGCTCCTAAAAAATTTGGGAAAATAATTTCATCAGCAGTTGAATTATTAGCAGGAATACCATCAGTATTGTATGGAGTTTTTGGACTTGCAATTATAGTTCCTTGGATAAAGGAAACATTTAATTTACCAAAAGGCCAGAGTCTTTTAGCTGTAATATTAGTTTTATCAATAATGATGTTACCTACAATAATTACTGTTGCAGAAACTGCAATAAGAGCAGTACCTAAAACTTATAAAGAAGGTTCTCTTGCACTAGGTGCATCACATATAGAAACTATATTTAAAGTTGTACTTCCAGCTGCAAAATCAGGAATATTAGCAGCTATAGTATTAGGCGTAGGAAGAGCAATAGGAGAAACTATGGCTATAATATTAGTTGCGGGAAATTCACCAATTATTCCGAAAGGAGTAATGGAAGGTGTAAGACCACTAACTACTAATATTGCGTTAGAAATGGGATATGCTTTTGGTACACATCAAGAAATGTTATTTGCAACAGGTGTAATCTTATTTATATTTATATTAATACTTAATTTAGTGCTAAGTAAACTTTCTAACAAGGAAGGTATGTAA
- a CDS encoding phosphate ABC transporter substrate-binding protein, translating into MKKKSLKLLCTSLIISMMGGVFVGCSGKGESNGSSAGENIRVSISGSTSVGPLMEKVAEKYEAENSNVSIEINQVGSSAGIKDAINGVSEIGMSSRKLKDEEEAEVKGSVIAYDGIALITNKNNKVTNITMGQIKDIYTGKITNWKDIGGVDAPIVVVSREDGSGTRDAFQEIVGYKSENLISNATISDGNGNVKTIVEGNENAIGFVSFEYLDDKVGQLTVDGVKPEANLVKSGEYKLSRPFILATKEGNITENGKKIVEYILSDAGQKIVEENKLITVK; encoded by the coding sequence ATGAAAAAAAAGAGCTTAAAATTACTTTGTACATCTTTAATAATATCAATGATGGGAGGAGTATTTGTAGGATGCTCAGGAAAAGGGGAATCTAATGGCAGCTCGGCTGGAGAGAATATTAGGGTTTCCATATCAGGATCAACTTCTGTAGGGCCTTTAATGGAAAAAGTAGCTGAAAAGTATGAGGCTGAAAATAGTAATGTTTCAATAGAAATAAATCAAGTTGGATCATCTGCTGGAATTAAAGATGCAATAAACGGAGTTTCAGAAATTGGGATGTCATCAAGAAAACTTAAAGACGAAGAAGAAGCTGAAGTGAAAGGAAGTGTAATAGCTTATGACGGAATAGCTCTTATAACAAATAAAAATAATAAAGTTACGAACATAACAATGGGTCAAATTAAAGATATATATACAGGAAAAATAACTAATTGGAAAGACATTGGAGGAGTAGATGCACCTATAGTTGTAGTATCAAGAGAAGATGGTTCAGGAACTAGAGATGCTTTTCAAGAAATAGTTGGTTATAAATCAGAAAATTTAATATCAAATGCAACTATATCAGATGGAAATGGAAATGTTAAAACAATAGTAGAAGGAAATGAAAATGCAATTGGATTTGTATCCTTTGAATATTTAGACGATAAAGTAGGTCAATTAACAGTTGATGGTGTTAAGCCGGAGGCTAATCTTGTTAAATCAGGAGAGTATAAATTATCAAGACCATTTATTTTAGCAACTAAAGAAGGAAATATAACAGAAAATGGCAAAAAAATAGTAGAGTACATTTTAAGTGATGCAGGACAAAAAATAGTTGAAGAAAATAAATTAATTACAGTAAAGTAA
- a CDS encoding sensor histidine kinase, giving the protein MKKKIINSSIVTVLFALIIVTCLFISLVNLKEVDKTKETLKNYNNILLKINDYSEENLNNFKINENDVRFTIVNKKGEVIFDNNVKNLGNHLNREEIISAFEKGEGTTTRFSETEDKSVVYYATKIGEEYVLRSSVPLTAIKFFTPKYVNYYIIVIIFVTVLSIALSLKLVMAITYPLNELEIVTSKIANGDLNKRAIIYKEDEIGSLARTFNNMADQLQSKIQDSLDKQNKLEAILESMESGVIAIDNNRKVMLINPYAKKLFGIDKEIIGEKIGHHIIDYDIMNFIKEMPEIETKEIKLLHPIEKDIRIKKAPIINNSGSLIGIVIAVQDISDIKRLENMRSQFVANVSHELKTPLTSIKGFAETLKIVNDKETRDKFLDIIDNEAERLTRLINDILVLSNIENNTIYREEEFNPVEVIENVINVVKAQSDKKMTEIKIINNNKGTLIGDRDKFFQLVLNLVENAIKYSEDKSIVKIEIHNKRNSTYITVEDNGIGIPKEDIPRIFERFYRVDKSRAKGGTGLGLAIVKHIVKIFNGDIYVDSTLGIGTKFTVKIKKQSFN; this is encoded by the coding sequence ATGAAAAAGAAGATAATAAACTCATCTATAGTAACAGTTTTATTTGCTTTGATTATAGTAACATGTTTATTTATAAGCTTAGTTAATTTAAAGGAAGTAGATAAAACCAAAGAAACTTTAAAAAATTATAATAATATTTTACTTAAAATTAATGACTATAGTGAAGAAAATTTAAATAATTTCAAGATAAATGAAAATGATGTTAGATTTACTATAGTTAATAAAAAAGGTGAAGTTATATTTGATAACAATGTTAAGAATTTAGGAAATCATTTAAATAGAGAAGAAATAATATCTGCATTTGAAAAAGGAGAAGGTACAACTACAAGGTTTAGTGAAACAGAAGATAAAAGTGTAGTTTACTATGCAACAAAAATAGGTGAAGAGTATGTTTTAAGATCATCAGTTCCACTTACAGCCATTAAATTTTTTACACCGAAATACGTTAATTATTATATAATTGTTATTATATTTGTAACAGTATTGTCAATAGCATTATCTTTAAAGCTAGTAATGGCTATTACATATCCATTAAATGAACTAGAAATAGTTACATCAAAAATAGCTAATGGTGATTTAAATAAGAGAGCTATTATTTATAAAGAAGATGAAATAGGGTCATTAGCTCGTACATTTAATAACATGGCAGATCAATTACAAAGTAAAATACAAGATTCTTTAGATAAACAAAATAAACTAGAGGCTATATTAGAAAGTATGGAAAGTGGCGTTATCGCTATAGATAATAATCGTAAAGTAATGCTTATAAATCCTTATGCAAAAAAATTATTTGGTATTGATAAAGAAATAATAGGAGAAAAAATAGGGCATCATATTATAGATTATGATATTATGAATTTTATTAAAGAAATGCCCGAGATAGAGACTAAGGAAATAAAATTACTTCATCCTATAGAAAAAGATATTAGAATAAAAAAAGCTCCAATTATAAATAATAGTGGAAGTTTAATTGGAATAGTTATTGCAGTTCAAGATATAAGTGATATAAAAAGATTAGAAAATATGAGAAGTCAGTTTGTTGCAAATGTTTCACATGAACTTAAAACTCCATTAACATCTATTAAGGGCTTTGCAGAAACTTTAAAAATAGTAAATGACAAAGAAACAAGAGATAAATTTTTAGATATAATAGACAATGAAGCAGAAAGGCTAACTAGATTAATTAACGACATTTTAGTATTATCTAACATAGAAAATAATACTATATATAGAGAGGAAGAGTTTAATCCTGTTGAGGTAATTGAAAATGTAATTAATGTAGTTAAGGCTCAGTCGGATAAGAAAATGACTGAAATTAAAATTATAAATAATAATAAGGGAACTTTAATTGGAGATAGGGATAAGTTTTTTCAGTTAGTTTTAAATTTAGTTGAAAATGCTATTAAGTATTCAGAGGATAAAAGTATAGTTAAGATAGAAATTCATAATAAAAGAAATTCAACATATATTACAGTAGAAGATAACGGAATAGGTATTCCAAAAGAAGATATACCAAGAATTTTTGAAAGATTTTATAGAGTGGATAAGTCAAGAGCTAAAGGTGGTACAGGTTTAGGTCTTGCTATAGTTAAACATATAGTAAAAATATTTAATGGAGACATATATGTAGATTCAACACTTGGAATTGGAACAAAGTTTACTGTAAAAATAAAAAAGCAGTCATTTAATTAA